In Rhodoferax koreense, a genomic segment contains:
- a CDS encoding tetratricopeptide repeat protein: MNEMLDASRLNDPDASDPDALLARAIACHQDWDFDGAEALYRSLLRLQPDHPDANHNLGVLFAIQRAEPATALPFFEAALNADSASAQHWFSYIDALIRAGQHGLAAQLLPLAQAHGLQPSMANALADRLGVPDNPAPAAIVTPAPAPAPAAAAVAVAPQALADADKHALVALFRAGDHQRGEALARELIARHPQDGFLWKALGTMLQPQGRKEEALAAKIRAAELLPCDVEALCNLGRSYFELERPAEAVTALRAAIALKPDHAEAHNNLGLALNAQGQVSEAHRCFERAVAHKPDFAEAWNNLSGIYTAQGLIDEAVRALRRAVATKPDYRIAYDNLLFVLNYHPSKSAEDIYEAYAAYERQFGAPLRAAWPVHANPRGEGRRLRVGYVSPDFRHHACTFFMEPLLGGHDKANFEVFAYAELRGDEDAATARYKAYADHWVPTRELGDEALAERIRADGIDILVDLAGHTRGNRLGTFARKPAPVSLSWMGFGCTTGLKAIDYYLTDEASAPAGSEHLFSEAPWRLPDTPYAVYRPGPGMGEVNALPALSRGYITIGTLTRGVRINERTVRVWAQILRRIDGVRLVIDSKSFEDTAVQSALAERFLAHGVAPEQLQIGCHSPPWDVLRGIDIGLDCFPHNSGTTLFETLYMGIPFVTLADRPSVGRIGSAILQGLGRPEWIARSEAEYVDKVVELAQDLPRLALLRQMLRPLMQASPLMDEANFVERVEQAYREMFALWADAHPQPAAGPETPPADMSLAALQAELAYNQANQLHDQGRLDEAEAIYRQALALQPAYAQAHCNLGLVLQDRGRMAEAEAAYRAALAARPDYALALHNLGNVLQHSGELVEAVACYRRALALGLDSAHLFDNLLFLLNYHPDQSAEEIYEAYREYERRFGLPHRAAWAPHGNPRQTARVLRVGYVSPDFCNHAVGRFLEPLLAAHDKAVVEVFAYADLQQEDAATARYKTYVDHWVPTHGLNDDALAERIRADGIDILVDLAGHTKGDRLGVFARKPAPVSLSWMGYGYTTGLTAIDYYLTDEASVPVGAEHVFSEKPWRLPNLPYAVYRPSPDMGEVGTPPVLQRGFVTLGTLSRSIRINAHTLRVWAQIMHRLPDARLVVDSRNFADPATCRDLAARFEALGVGAERLQIGFHTPPWDVLRGIDIGLDCFPHNSGTTLFETLYMGVPVVTLAGRPSVGRIGSAILHGLGRPEWIAATEAEYIDKVVALAQDPTRLALLRMMLRPQMQVSALMDEAAFARGVESAYREMFALWAASTPEKTMAKPVVPTRPGIHWPSASKSAARKTAVAPPAAAAVPSQQEADAVVQLFQQRRYQEGEALARTLIARYPASGFAWKALGVMLQPQGRTEEVLAAKRRAAELMPDDAEAHCNLGHVLQDQGRLAEAEAALHRALKLKPDYMEAHNNLGITYQKQGRLDASLDHFHRALAIDPAQEDIYSNLLFTANYHPDRSAEDIFTLYREYDRRYGLPLRGLWTPHANPRQAGRVLKVGYVSPDFRNHACCRFLEPLLAAHHHGVVETYAYAELAREDEATARYRTYVDHWVPTRGMSDAALAERIRADGIDILVDVAGHTVGNRLGVFARKPAPVSLSWLGFGYTTGLAAIDYYLTDEASAPAGCEALFAEQPWRLPAGWAFRPAEGMGEPGPLPALRKGHLTLGTLTRSVRINHHTIRVWSQILQRLPGAHLVVDSSSFVDPAAQAALAARFAEHGIDAERLHIGYHSPPWDVLRGIDIGLDCFPHNSGTTLFESLYMGVPYVTLAGRASVGRLGSSILQAAGHAEWIAATEADYIEKVVALAHDLPALAAVRQGLRGQMQASILMDEDGFAHQVENAYGQMFDAWRQRNPDALEALVQQAHAFYNQGNAQHDQGLLAEAEASFRQALALLPEFAEAHSNLALVLQQQGRLVEAEPAFRQAMALKPESANAHYNLGTNLKAQGQLKEAEDRFRTALELRPDFMPAMLNLDRVLQDQGRWIDAEVYWRDALRAKPDFLTGYVSLSQVLRRQQRAGEALACLRRALEIAPDSVALNFQVGSVLKDLGRFDEAEQSCRRAIDIDPTSAVGWNNLAEVFNATQRLVEAEQGFRKAIALEPELAPAHGNLGIVLQNQGRLHEAEDSMRRALALNPADATAHGNLLFVLNYHPDKTGDEVFAEYRAYDENFCVQHRAEWRSHANTKDPARVLRVGYVSPDFRSHSCANFLEPLLSRHDKRQVRIYAYAELLREDAATARYKSYVDHWVPTRGMSDAALAERIRADGIDILVDLAGHTGGNRLGVFARKPAPVSLSWMGYGCTTGLSAIDYFLTDEASAPHGSERFFAERPWRLPVGWAYRPAGAAQMGEVSALPALRNGFVTFGTLTRAVRVNHRTVRVWAELLKRVADSRLVIDSRSYQDAETQEELAQRFVAQGIARERLLIGCHSPPWDVLRGIDIGLDCFPHNSGTTLFETLYMGIPYVTLADRPSVGCLGSSILQGIGHPEWIAQTEEDYIARAAALAGDTARLAQIRAGLRPAMQASALMDEAAFTRNVEDAYRQMFNQWCGDNP; encoded by the coding sequence ATGAACGAAATGCTTGATGCCAGCCGCCTGAACGATCCCGATGCGTCCGACCCGGACGCGCTGTTGGCGCGCGCCATCGCCTGCCACCAGGACTGGGATTTCGACGGCGCGGAGGCCCTGTACCGCAGCCTGCTGCGGCTGCAGCCGGACCATCCCGATGCCAACCACAACCTCGGCGTGCTGTTCGCCATCCAGCGCGCCGAGCCGGCCACCGCGCTGCCCTTCTTCGAGGCCGCGCTGAATGCCGACAGTGCGAGCGCACAGCACTGGTTCAGCTACATCGATGCGCTGATCCGCGCCGGCCAGCACGGCCTGGCCGCGCAACTTTTGCCGCTGGCGCAAGCCCATGGCCTGCAGCCGTCGATGGCGAACGCGCTGGCCGACCGCCTGGGCGTGCCGGACAATCCGGCACCGGCCGCCATCGTTACGCCCGCACCCGCACCCGCACCCGCGGCCGCGGCCGTGGCCGTGGCCCCGCAGGCGCTGGCCGACGCCGACAAGCATGCCCTGGTGGCACTGTTTCGCGCAGGCGACCACCAGCGCGGCGAGGCGCTGGCGCGTGAACTGATCGCGCGGCATCCCCAGGACGGCTTCCTCTGGAAGGCGCTGGGCACCATGCTGCAGCCACAGGGCCGCAAGGAAGAGGCGCTGGCCGCGAAGATCCGTGCCGCCGAATTGCTGCCGTGTGACGTGGAAGCCCTGTGCAACCTCGGCCGTTCCTACTTCGAGCTCGAACGTCCGGCCGAAGCCGTCACGGCGCTGCGCGCGGCTATCGCCCTGAAGCCTGACCATGCGGAGGCGCACAACAACCTCGGCCTGGCGCTCAATGCCCAGGGCCAGGTGAGCGAGGCGCACCGCTGCTTCGAACGCGCGGTGGCCCACAAGCCCGATTTCGCCGAAGCCTGGAACAACCTGAGCGGCATCTATACCGCGCAGGGCCTGATCGACGAGGCGGTGCGGGCCTTGCGCCGGGCGGTCGCGACCAAGCCCGATTACCGCATCGCCTACGACAACCTGCTGTTCGTGCTGAACTACCACCCGTCCAAGAGTGCGGAGGACATCTACGAAGCCTATGCCGCCTACGAACGGCAGTTCGGCGCGCCGCTGCGCGCGGCCTGGCCGGTGCACGCCAACCCGCGCGGCGAAGGCCGCCGCCTGCGCGTCGGCTATGTGTCGCCGGATTTTCGCCACCACGCCTGCACCTTCTTCATGGAGCCGCTGCTGGGCGGGCATGACAAGGCGAACTTCGAAGTGTTCGCCTACGCCGAGCTGCGCGGCGACGAGGACGCCGCCACCGCGCGCTACAAGGCCTATGCCGACCACTGGGTGCCGACGCGCGAGCTCGGCGACGAGGCGCTGGCCGAACGCATCCGCGCCGACGGCATCGACATCCTGGTCGACCTGGCCGGCCACACCAGGGGCAACCGCCTGGGCACCTTCGCCCGAAAGCCCGCGCCGGTGTCGCTGTCGTGGATGGGTTTCGGCTGCACCACCGGCCTGAAGGCCATCGACTACTACCTGACGGACGAGGCCAGCGCACCGGCCGGCAGCGAACACCTGTTTTCCGAAGCCCCCTGGCGCCTTCCCGACACCCCTTACGCCGTCTATCGGCCGGGCCCGGGCATGGGCGAAGTCAATGCCTTGCCGGCGCTGTCCCGCGGCTACATCACCATCGGCACGCTCACGCGCGGCGTGCGCATCAACGAGCGCACCGTGCGCGTCTGGGCGCAGATCCTGCGGCGCATCGACGGCGTCCGGCTGGTGATTGACAGCAAATCCTTCGAAGACACCGCCGTGCAGTCGGCGCTGGCCGAGCGCTTCCTGGCCCATGGCGTGGCGCCCGAACAGCTGCAGATCGGCTGCCACAGCCCGCCGTGGGACGTGCTGCGCGGCATCGACATCGGGCTGGACTGCTTCCCGCACAACTCCGGTACCACGCTGTTCGAAACGCTCTACATGGGCATCCCCTTCGTCACGCTGGCCGACCGGCCGAGCGTGGGCCGCATCGGCAGCGCCATCCTGCAGGGGTTGGGCCGTCCGGAATGGATCGCGCGCAGCGAAGCCGAATACGTCGACAAGGTGGTCGAGCTCGCGCAGGACCTGCCCCGCCTGGCGCTGCTGCGCCAGATGCTGCGCCCGCTGATGCAGGCCAGCCCGCTGATGGACGAGGCGAACTTCGTGGAGCGCGTCGAGCAGGCCTACCGCGAGATGTTCGCGCTGTGGGCCGACGCCCATCCCCAGCCTGCCGCAGGGCCGGAAACACCCCCCGCCGACATGAGCCTGGCCGCGCTGCAGGCCGAGCTGGCCTACAACCAGGCCAACCAGCTGCACGACCAGGGCCGCCTGGACGAGGCCGAAGCAATCTACCGCCAGGCGTTGGCCCTGCAGCCGGCCTACGCCCAGGCCCATTGCAACCTCGGTCTGGTGCTGCAGGACCGGGGCCGCATGGCCGAGGCCGAGGCCGCCTACCGTGCCGCGCTCGCGGCCCGGCCCGATTACGCGCTGGCGCTGCACAACCTGGGCAACGTGCTGCAGCACAGCGGCGAACTGGTGGAAGCCGTGGCCTGCTACCGGCGGGCGCTCGCGCTCGGCCTGGATTCCGCGCACCTGTTCGACAACCTGCTGTTCCTGCTGAACTACCACCCCGACCAGAGCGCCGAGGAAATCTACGAGGCCTACCGAGAATATGAACGCCGCTTCGGCCTGCCGCACCGCGCCGCCTGGGCGCCGCATGGCAACCCGCGCCAGACCGCGCGCGTGCTCAGGGTGGGTTACGTGTCGCCCGACTTCTGCAACCACGCCGTGGGCCGCTTCCTGGAGCCGCTGCTGGCCGCGCACGACAAGGCCGTGGTCGAGGTGTTCGCCTATGCTGACCTCCAGCAGGAAGACGCGGCCACCGCACGCTACAAGACCTATGTCGACCACTGGGTGCCGACGCATGGCCTGAACGACGACGCGCTGGCCGAACGCATCCGTGCCGACGGCATCGACATCCTGGTCGACCTGGCAGGCCACACCAAGGGCGACCGGCTCGGCGTGTTCGCCCGCAAGCCGGCGCCGGTGTCGTTGTCGTGGATGGGCTACGGCTACACCACCGGCCTGACGGCCATCGACTACTACCTGACCGACGAGGCCAGCGTGCCCGTGGGGGCCGAGCATGTGTTCTCGGAAAAGCCCTGGCGCCTGCCCAACCTGCCGTACGCCGTGTACCGGCCGTCGCCCGACATGGGCGAGGTGGGCACGCCGCCGGTGCTGCAGCGCGGCTTCGTCACGCTCGGCACCCTGTCGCGCAGCATCCGCATCAACGCGCACACGCTGCGGGTGTGGGCGCAGATCATGCACCGCCTGCCCGATGCGCGGCTGGTCGTCGACAGCCGCAACTTCGCCGATCCCGCCACCTGCCGCGACCTCGCCGCCCGGTTCGAAGCGCTCGGCGTCGGCGCCGAGCGGCTGCAGATCGGTTTCCACACGCCGCCGTGGGACGTGCTGCGCGGCATCGACATCGGGCTGGACTGCTTTCCGCACAATTCCGGCACGACGCTCTTCGAAACACTCTACATGGGTGTGCCGGTCGTCACCCTGGCCGGCCGGCCCAGCGTGGGCCGCATCGGTAGCGCGATCCTGCACGGCCTCGGCCGGCCCGAGTGGATTGCCGCGACCGAGGCCGAATACATCGACAAGGTCGTGGCGCTGGCGCAGGACCCGACCCGCCTGGCCCTGCTGCGCATGATGCTGCGCCCGCAGATGCAGGTCAGCGCGCTGATGGACGAAGCGGCTTTCGCGCGCGGCGTCGAGTCCGCGTACCGCGAGATGTTCGCGCTGTGGGCCGCGAGCACGCCGGAAAAGACCATGGCGAAACCCGTCGTGCCCACGCGCCCCGGCATTCACTGGCCTTCCGCATCGAAGTCCGCCGCGCGGAAAACGGCCGTGGCGCCGCCGGCCGCCGCCGCCGTCCCGAGCCAGCAGGAGGCCGACGCCGTGGTGCAGCTGTTCCAGCAGCGCCGCTACCAGGAAGGCGAAGCTCTGGCCCGCACGTTGATCGCGCGCTACCCGGCCAGCGGCTTCGCCTGGAAGGCGCTCGGTGTCATGCTCCAGCCGCAGGGCCGCACCGAGGAGGTGCTGGCCGCCAAGCGCCGCGCCGCCGAGTTGATGCCGGACGACGCCGAGGCGCATTGCAATCTCGGCCATGTGCTGCAGGACCAGGGCCGCCTCGCCGAGGCCGAGGCCGCGCTGCATCGCGCGCTGAAGCTCAAGCCGGACTACATGGAGGCGCACAACAACCTGGGCATCACCTACCAGAAGCAGGGCCGGCTCGACGCATCGCTCGACCACTTCCACCGCGCGCTGGCCATCGACCCCGCGCAGGAAGACATCTACAGCAACCTGCTGTTCACTGCCAACTACCACCCCGACCGCAGCGCCGAAGACATCTTCACGCTCTACCGCGAATACGACCGCCGCTACGGCCTGCCGCTGCGCGGGCTGTGGACGCCGCACGCCAATCCGCGCCAGGCCGGCCGCGTGCTGAAGGTGGGCTACGTGTCGCCCGACTTTCGCAACCACGCCTGCTGCCGCTTCCTCGAGCCGCTGCTGGCCGCGCACCACCATGGCGTGGTCGAGACCTATGCCTATGCCGAACTGGCGCGCGAAGACGAGGCCACGGCGAGGTACAGGACTTATGTGGATCACTGGGTGCCCACGCGCGGGATGAGCGACGCCGCGCTGGCCGAACGCATCCGCGCCGACGGCATCGACATCCTGGTCGATGTGGCCGGCCACACCGTGGGCAACCGCCTGGGCGTGTTCGCGCGCAAGCCCGCGCCGGTGTCGCTGTCGTGGCTCGGCTTCGGCTACACCACCGGCCTCGCCGCCATCGACTACTACCTGACCGACGAGGCCAGCGCTCCCGCCGGCTGCGAAGCGCTGTTCGCCGAGCAGCCCTGGCGGCTGCCGGCCGGCTGGGCCTTCCGGCCGGCCGAAGGCATGGGCGAGCCAGGCCCGCTGCCAGCGCTGCGCAAGGGGCATCTCACGCTGGGCACGCTGACACGCAGCGTGCGCATCAACCACCACACCATCCGGGTGTGGTCGCAGATCCTGCAGCGCCTGCCCGGTGCGCACCTGGTGGTCGACAGCAGCAGTTTCGTCGATCCGGCCGCGCAGGCGGCGCTGGCCGCGCGCTTCGCCGAACACGGGATCGACGCCGAGCGCCTGCACATCGGCTACCACAGCCCGCCGTGGGACGTGCTGCGCGGCATCGACATCGGGCTGGACTGCTTTCCGCACAATTCGGGCACCACGCTGTTCGAGTCGCTGTACATGGGCGTGCCGTATGTGACGCTGGCCGGCCGCGCCAGCGTGGGCCGGCTCGGCAGCTCGATCCTGCAGGCTGCCGGCCATGCCGAGTGGATCGCCGCCACCGAAGCCGATTACATCGAGAAGGTCGTCGCGCTGGCGCACGACCTGCCCGCGCTCGCCGCCGTACGCCAGGGCCTGCGCGGCCAGATGCAGGCCAGCATCCTGATGGACGAAGACGGCTTTGCGCACCAGGTCGAAAACGCCTACGGGCAGATGTTCGACGCCTGGCGCCAGCGCAACCCCGACGCGCTTGAAGCCCTGGTGCAACAGGCCCATGCCTTCTACAACCAGGGCAATGCGCAGCACGACCAGGGCCTGCTGGCTGAAGCCGAGGCCAGCTTCCGCCAGGCGCTGGCGCTGCTGCCCGAATTCGCGGAGGCCCACAGCAACCTGGCGCTTGTGCTGCAGCAGCAGGGCCGGCTGGTCGAGGCCGAGCCCGCGTTCCGCCAGGCCATGGCGCTCAAGCCCGAGTCGGCCAATGCCCATTACAACCTCGGTACGAATCTCAAGGCGCAAGGCCAGTTGAAGGAGGCCGAAGACCGTTTCCGCACGGCACTCGAGCTGCGTCCAGACTTCATGCCGGCCATGCTGAACCTGGACCGCGTGCTGCAGGACCAGGGCCGCTGGATCGATGCCGAGGTCTACTGGCGCGACGCCCTGCGGGCCAAGCCCGATTTCCTGACCGGCTACGTGAGCCTGAGCCAGGTGTTGCGCCGCCAGCAACGCGCGGGCGAAGCGCTGGCCTGCCTGCGCCGCGCGCTGGAGATCGCGCCTGACAGCGTGGCGCTGAACTTCCAGGTGGGATCGGTGCTGAAGGACCTGGGCCGCTTCGACGAGGCTGAACAAAGCTGCCGCCGCGCGATCGATATCGATCCGACCTCGGCCGTCGGCTGGAACAACCTGGCCGAAGTCTTCAACGCCACGCAGCGCCTGGTCGAGGCCGAGCAGGGCTTCCGCAAGGCCATCGCGCTGGAGCCGGAACTCGCCCCGGCCCACGGCAACCTGGGCATCGTGCTGCAGAACCAGGGCCGGCTGCACGAGGCCGAAGACAGCATGCGCCGCGCGCTGGCGCTGAACCCAGCCGATGCGACCGCGCACGGCAACCTGCTGTTCGTGCTGAACTACCACCCGGATAAGACCGGCGATGAGGTCTTCGCCGAGTACCGCGCCTATGACGAGAATTTCTGCGTACAGCACCGTGCCGAGTGGCGGTCGCACGCCAATACGAAGGACCCGGCACGCGTGCTCCGGGTCGGCTACGTGTCGCCCGATTTCCGCAGCCATTCCTGCGCCAACTTCCTCGAACCGCTGCTGTCGCGGCACGACAAGCGCCAGGTGCGCATCTACGCCTATGCCGAGCTGCTGCGCGAGGACGCGGCCACGGCGCGCTACAAGTCGTATGTGGACCACTGGGTGCCCACCCGCGGCATGAGCGACGCCGCGCTGGCCGAACGCATCCGCGCCGACGGCATCGACATCCTGGTCGACCTGGCCGGCCACACCGGCGGCAACCGCCTGGGCGTGTTTGCGCGCAAGCCGGCACCGGTGTCCCTGAGTTGGATGGGCTACGGCTGCACCACCGGCCTCTCGGCGATCGACTATTTCCTCACCGACGAAGCCAGCGCGCCGCACGGCAGCGAGCGTTTTTTTGCCGAGCGGCCGTGGCGCCTGCCTGTCGGCTGGGCCTACCGGCCGGCCGGGGCCGCGCAGATGGGCGAGGTCAGCGCCTTGCCAGCGTTGCGCAACGGCTTCGTCACCTTCGGCACGCTCACGCGTGCCGTGCGGGTGAACCACCGCACCGTGCGCGTCTGGGCCGAGTTGCTCAAGCGGGTGGCCGATTCGCGCCTGGTGATCGACAGCCGCAGCTACCAGGACGCCGAGACGCAGGAAGAACTCGCCCAGCGCTTCGTGGCGCAGGGTATCGCCCGCGAACGCCTGCTGATCGGCTGCCACAGCCCGCCGTGGGACGTGCTGCGCGGCATCGACATCGGGCTGGATTGTTTCCCGCACAATTCCGGCACCACCTTGTTCGAGACCTTGTACATGGGCATTCCCTACGTGACGCTGGCCGATCGACCGAGCGTCGGCTGCCTCGGCAGTTCCATCCTGCAAGGCATCGGCCATCCGGAATGGATCGCGCAGACCGAGGAGGACTACATCGCCCGCGCCGCGGCCCTGGCCGGCGACACCGCGCGGCTGGCGCAGATCCGCGCCGGCCTGCGGCCCGCGATGCAGGCCAGCGCACTGATGGACGAGGCCGCCTTCACCCGGAACGTGGAAGACGCGTACCGGCAGATGTTCAACCAATGGTGTGGAGACAACCCATGA
- the rfbF gene encoding glucose-1-phosphate cytidylyltransferase: MKAVILAGGLGTRISEETHLKPKPMIEIGGKPILWHILKMYSAHGVNDFVICCGYKGYIIKEYFANYFLHMSDVTFDMAHNKMEVHHKHAEPWRVTLVDTGDDTMTGGRLRRVADYVQGEEAFCFTYGDGVSDVDIGRAIAFHRQHGKLATVTAVQPPGRYGALQLQGEVVQGFTEKPRGDGGLINGGFFVLSPACLERIAGDATSWESEPLSGLAADGQLMAYEHTGFWQPMDTLREKNMLEELWLSGKAPWKVW, from the coding sequence ATGAAAGCCGTGATCCTCGCCGGGGGCCTGGGCACCCGCATTTCCGAAGAGACGCATCTCAAACCCAAGCCGATGATCGAGATCGGCGGCAAGCCCATCCTCTGGCACATCCTCAAGATGTATTCGGCGCATGGCGTGAACGACTTCGTCATCTGCTGCGGCTACAAGGGCTACATCATCAAGGAGTACTTCGCCAACTACTTCCTGCACATGTCCGACGTCACCTTCGACATGGCCCACAACAAGATGGAAGTGCACCACAAGCACGCCGAGCCCTGGCGCGTGACCCTGGTGGACACCGGCGACGACACCATGACCGGCGGCCGCCTGCGCCGCGTGGCCGACTACGTGCAGGGCGAAGAGGCGTTCTGCTTCACCTACGGCGACGGCGTCTCCGACGTGGACATCGGCCGCGCCATCGCCTTCCATCGGCAACACGGCAAACTTGCCACAGTAACGGCCGTGCAGCCGCCCGGGCGTTACGGCGCGCTGCAGTTGCAGGGCGAGGTGGTGCAGGGTTTCACCGAGAAGCCGCGCGGCGACGGCGGTCTGATCAACGGCGGCTTCTTCGTGTTGTCGCCGGCCTGCCTCGAACGCATCGCCGGGGATGCCACCAGCTGGGAGTCGGAGCCTCTGTCCGGCCTGGCTGCCGATGGCCAATTGATGGCGTATGAACACACCGGCTTCTGGCAGCCGATGGACACGCTGCGCGAGAAGAACATGCTCGAAGAACTCTGGTTGTCCGGCAAGGCACCTTGGAAAGTCTGGTGA
- the rfbG gene encoding CDP-glucose 4,6-dehydratase has translation MVLPDQDFWRGKRVLLTGHTGFKGSWLALWLHRLGAQVVGLSLPPATAPNLFDLAQVGNSIDHGVCDIRDAAALKKQVEEARPEVVLHLAAQALVRAGYREPVDTFATNVMGTAHLLDALRGLDSVRSVVVVTTDKVYRNNEWTYPYREDDALGGHDPYSASKAAAELVVASYRASFLQAQGVAVATARAGNVIGGGDWAEDRLVPDAVRAWLAGRPLEIRRPEAIRPWQHVLEPLAAYLVLAERLWRAPELAGAYNFGPATHEAATVRTVVQQAQTVFPQGEVLWGDGSQGPHEAGWLALEVAKARTALGVAPRWSLTTSVQRTLDWYRRQGGGADARSLCLADIEAFESAVS, from the coding sequence ATGGTTTTGCCTGACCAAGACTTCTGGCGCGGCAAACGCGTGCTGCTCACGGGCCATACCGGCTTCAAGGGCAGCTGGCTCGCGTTATGGCTGCATCGGCTGGGTGCGCAGGTCGTGGGCCTGTCGCTGCCCCCAGCCACCGCACCGAACCTGTTCGATCTGGCGCAGGTGGGCAATTCGATCGACCACGGCGTCTGCGACATCCGCGACGCCGCCGCGCTGAAGAAACAAGTCGAGGAGGCCCGGCCCGAGGTGGTGCTGCACCTTGCGGCCCAGGCCCTGGTGCGCGCGGGTTACCGCGAACCGGTCGACACTTTCGCCACGAACGTGATGGGCACGGCGCACCTGCTCGACGCGCTGCGCGGCTTGGACAGCGTGCGTTCGGTGGTGGTGGTGACCACCGACAAGGTCTACCGCAACAACGAGTGGACCTACCCGTACCGCGAGGACGACGCGCTCGGCGGCCACGACCCCTACAGCGCCAGCAAGGCCGCGGCGGAACTGGTCGTGGCGAGCTACCGCGCGTCTTTCCTGCAAGCGCAGGGCGTGGCCGTGGCGACGGCGCGCGCCGGCAACGTGATCGGCGGCGGCGATTGGGCCGAGGACCGGCTGGTCCCCGACGCGGTGCGCGCCTGGTTGGCCGGCCGGCCGTTGGAAATCCGCCGGCCCGAGGCGATCCGCCCCTGGCAGCACGTGCTCGAGCCGCTGGCCGCCTACCTGGTGCTGGCCGAAAGGCTGTGGCGCGCGCCGGAACTGGCCGGGGCCTACAACTTCGGCCCGGCCACGCACGAGGCGGCGACGGTGCGCACCGTGGTGCAGCAGGCGCAAACGGTTTTTCCGCAGGGCGAGGTCCTCTGGGGCGACGGCAGCCAAGGCCCGCACGAGGCCGGCTGGCTTGCGCTCGAAGTGGCCAAGGCCCGCACCGCGCTCGGCGTGGCGCCGCGCTGGAGCCTGACCACCTCGGTGCAGCGCACGCTGGATTGGTACCGTCGGCAGGGGGGCGGCGCGGATGCGCGTAGCCTGTGCCTGGCCGACATCGAAGCGTTTGAAAGTGCGGTGTCATGA
- a CDS encoding dTDP-4-dehydrorhamnose 3,5-epimerase family protein: MTRFTISDTPRIGLKLIERHPLGDARGFLSRLFCAEELSAAGWRVPIAQINHTFTAARGTVRGLHYQLPPHAEMKLVSCLRGAVWDVAVDLRAGSPTYLQWHAEILSAENHRALLIPEGFAHGFQTQSDDVEMLYCHSSFYAPAAEAGLNPQDPRVAVAWPLAVQGLSPRDAGHPMIDAQFEGVRL, from the coding sequence ATGACCCGGTTCACCATCTCCGACACGCCGCGCATCGGTCTGAAGCTGATCGAACGCCATCCGCTCGGCGATGCGCGCGGCTTCCTTTCGCGCCTGTTCTGCGCCGAGGAGCTGTCCGCCGCCGGCTGGCGTGTGCCGATCGCCCAGATCAACCACACCTTCACGGCCGCCCGCGGCACGGTGCGTGGCCTGCATTACCAGTTGCCGCCGCATGCCGAGATGAAACTGGTGAGCTGCCTACGCGGCGCGGTGTGGGACGTCGCAGTGGACCTGCGCGCCGGCTCGCCCACCTACCTGCAATGGCACGCGGAAATCCTCTCGGCCGAGAACCACCGGGCCTTGCTGATTCCCGAAGGTTTCGCTCACGGCTTCCAGACGCAGAGCGACGATGTCGAAATGCTCTACTGCCATTCGAGTTTCTACGCCCCCGCGGCCGAGGCCGGGCTGAACCCGCAGGACCCGCGCGTGGCCGTGGCCTGGCCGCTGGCCGTGCAAGGCCTTTCGCCGCGCGACGCCGGCCATCCGATGATCGATGCCCAATTTGAAGGAGTACGGCTGTGA